In the genome of Actinomadura graeca, one region contains:
- a CDS encoding bifunctional DNA primase/polymerase, whose translation MLVVSGSRRQRAARDRMAGAASEYAALGWPCFPGAHPPAGGDRACSCDRLGCPDPGAHPVSAAWALEASVDPAVIKRWWAERPRANIILPTGRVFDVFDIPAAAGERALERIGRDGLPVGPVASVGGERHLFFVGTRGAPADEDEWWSCHLDTSPETVTETPGMRWHCRESYVVAPPSLLPRGRDVGWLRAPDGGGLPDPLRLLEVLADSCEALSEGP comes from the coding sequence ATGCTGGTGGTCTCGGGGAGCAGGCGGCAGCGGGCGGCGCGGGACCGGATGGCGGGGGCGGCTTCGGAGTACGCGGCGCTCGGGTGGCCCTGTTTTCCCGGGGCGCATCCTCCGGCCGGTGGTGACAGGGCGTGTTCGTGTGATCGGCTCGGGTGTCCCGATCCGGGGGCGCATCCGGTGTCGGCGGCGTGGGCGCTGGAGGCGAGCGTGGATCCGGCGGTGATCAAGCGGTGGTGGGCCGAGCGGCCGCGGGCGAACATCATTCTGCCGACCGGGCGGGTCTTCGACGTGTTCGACATCCCGGCGGCGGCGGGGGAGCGGGCGCTGGAGCGGATCGGGCGGGACGGGCTGCCGGTGGGGCCGGTCGCCAGTGTCGGCGGGGAGCGGCATCTGTTCTTCGTGGGGACGCGTGGAGCGCCCGCGGACGAGGACGAGTGGTGGTCGTGCCATCTCGACACCTCGCCCGAGACCGTCACCGAGACGCCGGGGATGCGGTGGCACTGCCGCGAGAGCTATGTCGTCGCGCCGCCGTCGCTGCTGCCGCGCGGGCGGGACGTGGGCTGGCTGCGGGCTCCGGACGGTGGTGGGCTGCCCGATCCGCTGCGGTTGCTGGAGGTCCTCGCCGACAGCTGTGAGGCGCTCAGCGAGGGGCCTTGA
- the hemB gene encoding porphobilinogen synthase, with the protein MSAQFPVARPRRLRRTPALRRMVAETRLNPAELVLPMFVKEGITEPQPVTSMPGVYQHTRDSLRKAAHEAAEAGVGGIILFGIPAVKDGHGSAADDPAGIVQLALRDLDSDLGDSTVIMTDLCLDEYTDHGHCGVLTAAGEIDNDATLERYASIAVAQAAAGSAVVGPSGMMDGQVGAIREALDGAGYQDIAIMAYSAKYSSAYYGPFREAAECAPRFGDRSTHQQDPANADEALREIFLDLDEGADMVMVKPAGPYLDIIRRTRDAVDVPVVAYQVSGEYAMIEAAAEKGWIDRERTIRESLLSISRAGADITLTYWATEVARRL; encoded by the coding sequence ATGTCCGCTCAGTTCCCGGTCGCGCGACCGCGGCGGCTCCGGCGCACCCCGGCCCTGCGCCGGATGGTCGCCGAGACCCGGTTGAACCCCGCCGAGCTGGTGCTCCCGATGTTCGTCAAGGAGGGCATCACCGAGCCGCAGCCCGTCACGTCCATGCCCGGGGTGTACCAGCACACCCGCGACAGCCTCCGCAAGGCCGCCCACGAGGCCGCCGAGGCCGGCGTCGGCGGGATCATCCTGTTCGGGATCCCCGCCGTCAAGGACGGCCACGGCTCCGCCGCCGACGACCCGGCCGGCATCGTCCAGCTCGCCCTGCGCGACCTGGACTCCGACCTCGGCGACAGCACCGTGATCATGACCGACCTGTGCCTGGACGAGTACACCGACCACGGGCACTGCGGCGTCCTCACCGCCGCCGGCGAGATCGACAACGACGCCACCCTGGAGCGCTACGCCTCCATCGCCGTCGCCCAGGCCGCCGCGGGCTCGGCCGTCGTCGGCCCGTCCGGCATGATGGACGGCCAGGTCGGCGCCATCCGCGAGGCCCTCGACGGCGCCGGCTACCAGGACATCGCGATCATGGCGTACTCCGCCAAGTACTCCTCCGCCTACTACGGCCCCTTCCGCGAGGCCGCCGAATGCGCCCCCCGGTTCGGCGACCGCTCCACCCACCAGCAGGACCCGGCCAACGCCGACGAGGCCCTCCGCGAGATCTTCCTCGACCTCGACGAAGGCGCCGACATGGTCATGGTCAAGCCCGCCGGCCCCTACCTCGACATCATCCGCCGCACCCGCGACGCCGTCGACGTCCCCGTCGTCGCCTACCAGGTCAGCGGCGAATACGCCATGATCGAGGCCGCCGCCGAAAAGGGCTGGATCGACCGCGAGCGCACCATCCGGGAATCCCTCCTGTCCATCAGCCGCGCCGGCGCCGACATCACCCTCACCTACTGGGCGACAGAAGTAGCCCGCAGGCTGTGA
- a CDS encoding serine/threonine-protein kinase — protein MAFTVVDGWTVPGFTHERDLGGGGSGRVVLAVDDQTRTKVAIKYLDGAPRADEAFLARFRAAARSLSQLEDPNVVDFYDFVEAPDGAAIVMERIDGVGLRRVLAVQGPTGPLAALSMLGGTLLGLAAAHACDVVHGALRPSNVLIDGHGNARLADFATAPAGTEAQSGPAYAAPELWDGAPAGVSTDLYAATAIFFECLTGRPPFAGRNMAKLHREAPIPAEEVPGPLRTLITQGLAKDPDERPKSAADFLGAVEDAAVSAYGPSWEAQGRGRLTELSAQAAAQPEPKPKPARSSGRNAIIAAAPSAGGSRGRWIALAAAGLVVVAAAGGAALLSGGGDAQPPDPTPAQNSSPQPSLPHGGVDPAPLIARIDQVTARAAGARFTFSRKGCCGTATGRGSFGLAADGPSSFSMTLSGSGATRKAAQAVLVRDVVYLRAGKRWRHSPANGRGYPALAEQIRQGGSVANLTALLRSATTLRKSGAVYQGEAPLATLAQAPAAGPLYAEIARTTGTDKVSFAVRLDRGDLPVKLWIRAQDATRKRTQVLTTSYSAWGRTPPVKAPR, from the coding sequence ATGGCTTTCACCGTGGTTGACGGCTGGACGGTACCGGGCTTCACCCACGAGCGGGATCTCGGCGGTGGCGGCTCGGGCCGGGTGGTGCTCGCGGTCGACGACCAGACCAGGACGAAGGTCGCGATCAAGTACCTCGACGGCGCGCCGCGCGCCGACGAGGCGTTCCTGGCGCGCTTCCGCGCCGCCGCGCGGAGCCTGTCCCAGCTTGAGGACCCCAACGTGGTGGACTTCTACGACTTCGTGGAGGCCCCGGACGGCGCCGCGATCGTGATGGAACGCATCGACGGCGTCGGCCTCCGCCGGGTCCTGGCCGTACAGGGCCCCACAGGGCCCCTGGCGGCCCTGTCGATGCTGGGCGGAACGCTCCTGGGGCTGGCCGCCGCCCACGCCTGCGACGTCGTCCACGGCGCGCTCCGCCCCTCGAACGTCCTGATCGACGGCCACGGCAACGCCCGCCTCGCCGACTTCGCGACCGCCCCGGCGGGCACCGAGGCGCAGTCCGGCCCCGCGTACGCGGCCCCCGAACTGTGGGACGGGGCGCCCGCCGGCGTCTCCACCGACCTGTACGCCGCCACGGCGATCTTCTTCGAGTGCCTGACGGGACGCCCGCCGTTCGCCGGCCGCAACATGGCCAAACTGCACCGCGAGGCGCCGATCCCCGCCGAGGAGGTCCCCGGCCCCCTGCGCACGCTGATCACCCAGGGCCTGGCCAAGGACCCCGACGAGCGCCCGAAGTCCGCCGCGGACTTCCTCGGGGCCGTCGAGGACGCCGCGGTGTCGGCGTACGGCCCGTCCTGGGAGGCCCAGGGCCGCGGACGGCTCACCGAACTCTCCGCGCAAGCGGCCGCGCAGCCGGAACCGAAGCCGAAGCCCGCCCGCAGCAGCGGCCGCAACGCCATCATCGCCGCCGCCCCGTCCGCCGGCGGGTCACGCGGCCGGTGGATCGCCCTCGCGGCGGCCGGGCTGGTCGTCGTCGCCGCCGCGGGCGGCGCCGCGCTGCTGTCGGGCGGCGGCGATGCGCAGCCCCCCGACCCGACCCCCGCGCAGAACAGCAGCCCGCAGCCGTCGCTCCCCCACGGCGGCGTCGACCCGGCGCCGCTGATCGCGCGCATCGACCAGGTCACCGCACGCGCCGCCGGCGCCAGGTTCACCTTCAGCCGCAAGGGCTGCTGCGGCACCGCCACCGGCAGGGGCTCGTTCGGCCTGGCCGCGGACGGCCCGTCCTCGTTCTCGATGACGCTGTCCGGCTCCGGCGCCACCCGCAAGGCGGCCCAGGCCGTCCTCGTCCGGGACGTGGTGTACCTGCGCGCGGGCAAGCGGTGGCGGCACTCGCCCGCCAACGGGCGCGGCTACCCGGCGCTGGCCGAGCAGATCCGGCAGGGCGGCTCCGTCGCCAACCTCACGGCGCTGCTGCGGTCCGCCACGACCCTCCGCAAGTCGGGCGCCGTCTACCAGGGCGAGGCACCCCTCGCCACGCTCGCGCAGGCCCCCGCCGCCGGCCCGCTGTACGCGGAGATCGCCCGCACCACCGGCACCGACAAGGTCAGCTTCGCGGTCCGGCTGGACCGCGGCGACCTCCCGGTCAAACTCTGGATCCGCGCCCAGGACGCCACGAGGAAACGCACGCAGGTACTGACGACGTCCTACTCCGCCTGGGGTCGCACGCCCCCGGTCAAGGCCCCTCGCTGA